One Dromiciops gliroides isolate mDroGli1 chromosome 3, mDroGli1.pri, whole genome shotgun sequence DNA segment encodes these proteins:
- the GAPDHS gene encoding glyceraldehyde-3-phosphate dehydrogenase, testis-specific yields the protein MPKRDVILTNVTVVQLRRQGGRSQHTESETHAATVSGKTGQAVGSRGQSSPRAIRGSSGLTVGINGFGRIGRLVLRACVEKGIKVVAVNDPFIDVNYMEYMFKYDSTHGPFIGTVEVKDGKLLVNKQEINVFQSMQAEEIPWKTVGALYVVESTGLNLTTEKASDHIKAGARRVVISAPSPDAPIFVMGVNESTYNPNNMTVVSNASCTTNCLAPLVKIIHDNFGVVEGLMTTVHSYTATQKTVDGPSVKSWRDGRGAHQNIIPASTGAAKAVGKVLPELDGKLTGMAFRVPVPDVSVVDLTCRLNRPANYDAIKEAVKKASRGQMAGILSYTEDEVVSSDIIGNPHSCIFDAKAGISLNDNFVKLIAWYDNEYGYSHRVADLLTHMHSKEK from the exons ATGCCGAAAAGAGACGTCATCCTCACAAATGTCACCGTGGTCCAGCTGCGGCGACAAG GTGGCAGATCACAGCACACTGAATCAGAAACCCATGCAGCAACAGTCTCAGGCAAGACTGGACAAGCAGTTGGATCCCGTGGCCAAAGCTCTCCACGAGCAATACGTGGAAGTTCCGGGCTAACAGTGGGCATCAATGG ATTTGGACGGATTGGGCGGCTGGTGTTGCGAGCCTGCgtagagaaaggaataaaagttGTCGCAGTAAACGATCCATTCATTGATGTCAACTACATG GAATACATGTTCAAGTATGACTCTACTCATGGTCCATTCATCGGTACTGTTGAAGTCAAGGATGGAAAGTTGCTAGTGAACAAACAAGAGATCAATGTCTTCCAGAG tATGCAAGCCGAAGAAATCCCCTGGAAGACTGTTGGGGCCCTATACGTGGTAGAATCCACTGGATTGAACCTCACAACAGAAAAAGCCTCG GACCATATCAAGGCTGGAGCTCGTCGAGTGGTGatctctgctccctcccctgaTGCTCCCATATTTGTCATGGGTGTTAATGAGAGTACCTATAACCCCAACAACATGACTGTTGTAAG CAATGCCTCCTGTACCACCAATTGCCTGGCCCCCCTAGTCAAGATCATCCATGATAATTTTGGGGTAGTCGAGGGACTTATG aCCACAGTCCATTCTTACACCGCAACACAGAAGACTGTGGATGGACCCTCAGTCAAGTCATGGAGGGATGGTAGAGGTGCCCACCAGAACATCATCCCAGCCAGCACTGGTGCTGCCAAGGCTGTAGGGAAAGTCCTCCCTGAACTTGATGG GAAATTGACAGGGATGGCATTCAGGGTTCCAGTGCCAGACGTCTCCGTAGTGGACCTCACTTGCCGGCTAAACCGCCCAGCCAATTACGATGCCATTAAAGAGGCTGTGAAAAAAGCCTCGAGGGGACAGATGGCTGGTATCCTCAGCTACACAGAGGATGAG GTGGTCTCTTCTGACATCATCGGAAACCCTCATTCATGTATATTTGATGCCAAGGCCGGAATATCTCTCAATGACAACTTTGTGAAACTTATAGCCTG GTATGACAACGAATATGGCTACAGCCATCGGGTGGCCGATCTCTTGACTCATATGCACAGCAAAGAgaagtga